One window of Toxotes jaculatrix isolate fToxJac2 chromosome 19, fToxJac2.pri, whole genome shotgun sequence genomic DNA carries:
- the arf6a gene encoding ADP-ribosylation factor 6a: MGKMLSKIFGNKEMRILMLGLDAAGKTTILYKLKLGQSVTTIPTVGFNVETVTYKNVKFNVWDVGGQDKIRPLWRHYYTGTQGLIFVVDCADRDRIDEARQELHRIINDREMRDAIILIFANKQDLPDAMKPHEIQEKLGLTRIRDRNWYVQPSCATTGDGLYEGLTWLTSNYKS; encoded by the coding sequence atgggGAAAATGCTGTCAAAGATTTTTGGCAACAAGGAGATGAGAATATTGATGCTTGGACTTGATGCTGCTGGTAAAACTACCATCTTGTACAAGCTGAAGCTGGGACAGTCAGTCACCACCATCCCCACGGTTGGTTTCAACGTGGAGACCGTCACCTATAAGAATGTGAAGTTCAACGTGTGGGATGTGGGAGGACAGGACAAGATCAGGCCGCTTTGGAGACATTACTACACGGGCACCCAGGGCCTCATTTTCGTGGTAGACTGTGCCGACAGGGACAGGATCGATGAGGCGAGGCAGGAGCTCCACCGAATCATCAATGACCGGGAGATGAGGGACGCCATCATCCTGATCTTCGCCAACAAACAAGACCTCCCAGATGCCATGAAACCCCACGAGATCCAGGAGAAGCTAGGCCTGACCCGGATCCGAGATAGGAATTGGTACGTTCAGCCCTCGTGTGCGACAACAGGGGATGGACTATACGAGGGCCTGACCTGGCTTACCTCAAATTACAAATCTTAA
- the prpf39 gene encoding pre-mRNA-processing factor 39 isoform X3, translated as MEDTGLHLSDDTITGMLDTESPAMESNGDAFLPDLPVLGQGADWSLDQVAPEQLTNILPEDSDASQDAAGQQQQPNQQTNSTELGSVEKAVEQFQLASAQLLQEEQPPQPTEEPSEHSADSVDAQQQSQGMSEEPEATVQDGSQDGTEAPQGEEDGMELEEPSKETTEELTVSTEPQLPSEFEKLLKGCEENPEDFNGWVYLLQYVEQENVLTAVRKSFDVFFLRYPYCYGYWKKYADIEKKHGHVQVAEEVYRRGLQAIPLSVDLWLHYLTFIKENSDPNDPDTEGHIRAAYEHSVLAAGTDFRSDRLWESFINWETEQQKLANVTAIYDRILGIPTQLYSQHFQRFKDHVQSNNPKHFLSEEEFVQLRLELSKASLAMVGSDGDTPAVQEELPPGTEDLADPAKRVTEIENMRHKVIEVRQEVFNHNEHEVSKRWAFEEGIKRPYFHVKALEKTQLNNWKEYLDFEIENGTPERVVVLFERCLIACALYEEFWIKYAKYLESCSIDGARHVYKKACTIHLPKKPAIHLLWAAFEEQQGNVEEARGILKSLEAAVPGLAMVRLRRVSLERRHGNLEEAEALLREAMDSAKNATETSFYAVKLARQLMKVQRSLSKARKVLLDAIEKDQTSPKLYLNLLELEYSGDVTQNEAEILACFDRALKSPMPLESRLLFSQRKVEFLEDFGSDINMLVAAYEEQQKLQKESEPTKRKAENGSQEPDAKRQRVDDSSSSVANTMTDMQANNSAYNYNWYQQQYGGWGQNSWGQYNQYGQYNQYYPPPPT; from the exons ATGGAAGATACTG GCCTGCACCTCTCAGACGACACGATTACTGGAATGCTGGACACTGAGTCCCCTGCCATGGAGAGCAATGGGGATGCTTTTCTTCCTGACCTTCCTGTCCTAGGCCAAGGTGCTGACTGGTCCCTGGACCAGGTTGCTCCAGAGCAACTCACCAACATCTTGCCTGAGGACTCGGATGCTTCCCAGGATGCTGCGGGGCAACAGCAGCAACCAAACCAGCAGACGAATTCCACAGAACTGGGATCTGTGGAGAAGGCCGTGGAGCAGTTTCAGCTTGCCAGTGCTCAGCTCTTGCAAGAGGAGCAGCCACCACAGCCCACCGAAGAGCCATCAGAACACAGCGCAGACTCTGTGGACGCTCAGCAACAAAGCCAAGGGATGAGTGAAGAGCCAGAGGCTACTGTACAGGATGGCAGCCAAG ATGGGACGGAGGCACCACAAGGGGAAGAGGATGGCATGGAGCTGGAAGAACCATCCAAAGAGACAACAGAAGAATTGACTGTCTCTACAGAGCCACAGCTGCCCAGTGAGTTTGAAAAACTCCTTAAAGGCTGTGAGGAGAACCCAGAAGACTTCAATGGTTGGGTATACCTCCTGCAGTATGTGGAGCAAGAG AATGTCCTTACAGCTGTGAGAAAATCATTTGATGTCTTCTTCCTACGTTATCCCTACTGCTATGGCTACTGGAAGAAGTATGCTGATATAGAGAAAAAGCATGGCCATGTACAGGTTGCAGAAGAG GTATACAGAAGAGGCTTGCAGGCCATCCCTCTCAGTGTGGACCTGTGGTTGCACTACCTGACGTTCATCAAAGAGAACTCAGACCCTAATGACCCAGACACCGAGGGACACATTCGAGC TGCCTATGAGCATTCAGTGCTCGCAGCAGGCACAGACTTTCGCTCAGACCGTCTCTGGGAGTCCTTCATCAACTGGGAGACGGAGCAGCAGAAGCTGGCTAACGTCACTGCCATCTATGATCGCATATTGGGCATCCCAACCCAGCTATATTCCCAGCACTTCCAGAG gTTCAAAGATCATGTGCAGAGCAACAACCCGAAACATTTCTTGTCAGAGGAGGAGTTTGTTCAGCTGAGGCTCGAGCTCTCTAAAGCCAGCCTTGCGATGGTTGGCAGCGACGGAGACACACCTGCTGTTCAGGAGGAGCTGCCACCTGGTACAGAGGATCTTGCGGATCCTGCTAAG aGAGTGACAGAGATCGAGAACATGCGCCACAAAGTGATTGAGGTTCGGCAGGAAGTGTTCAACCACAACGAACACGAAGTCAGCAAGCGCTGGGCCTTTGAGGAAGGG ATTAAGAGACCATACTTCCACGTCAAAGCCTTAGAGAAGACCCAGCTGAACAACTGGAAGGAGTACCTGGACTTTGAGATTGAAAATGGGACTCCGGAGCGCGTGGTTGTTCTTTTTGAACGATGCCTCATCGCTTGTGCTCTCTACGAAGAGTTCTGGATCAAG TATGCAAAATATCTAGAGAGCTGCAGCATTGACGGTGCGAGACATGTCTACAAGAAGGCCTGCACCATCCATCTGCCCAAGAAACCAGCCATCCACCTGCTGTGGGCAGCCTTTGAGGAACAGCAAG GCAACGTAGAGGAGGCTCGTGGCATCCTGAAGTCCCTGGAGGCGGCAGTCCCAGGCCTGGCCATGGTGCGCCTTCGGAGGGTCAGTCTGGAGCGTCGCCATGGAAACTTGGAGGAAGCAGAAGCGCTATTAAGGGAGGCCATGGACTCTGCAAAGAATGCTACTGAGACATCGTTCTATGCTGTGAAACTGGCGAGGCAGCTGATGAAAGTGCAGAGAAGTCTGAGCAAAGCCAGGAAGGTGCTGCTGGATGCTATTGAAAAAGACCAG ACGAGTCCAAAACTCTATCTAAACCTGCTTGAGCTGGAGTACAGCGGGGACGTGACTCAAAACGAGGCAGAGATCTTGGCGTGTTTCGACCGAGCCCTGAAGAGCCCGATGCCCCTTGAATCCCGCCTCCTCTTCTCCCAGCGCAAGGTTGAGTTCCTGGAGGATTTTGGCAGTGACATCAATAT GCTTGTGGCTGCATATGAAGAACAGCAGAAACTACAGAAAGAAAGCGAACCCACAAAGAGGAAAGCTGAGAACGG TTCTCAGGAACCTGACGCCAAGAGACAGCGTGTGGATGATAGTTCCTCGAGTGTAGCAAACACAATGACAGACATGCAAGCAAACAACTCTGCGTATAACTACAACTGGTACCAG CAACAGTATGGCGGCTGGGGACAAAACTCCTGGGGGCAGTACAACCAGTATGGCCAGTATAACCAGTACTACCCCCCTCCTCCTACATGA
- the LOC121200024 gene encoding E3 ubiquitin-protein ligase pellino homolog 2, with the protein MNSPKKDGDDDVPVKDPVKYGELVILGYNGSLPSGDRGRRKSRFALYRRAKANGVKPSAVHILNTPQDSKAVHSRGQHSISFTLSRNQTVVVEYCHDNNTDMFQIGRSTESPIDFVVTDTSGGGKEGEDPSIAPSTISRFACRVVCERNPPYTARIYAAGFDSSKNIFLGEKATKWKNPDGHMDGLTTNGVLVMHPEGFPEDPKQGLWREISVCGDVYALRETRSGPSRGKLAEGESSALRDGSLVDLCGATLLWRTGEGLMRAPTLRHLEALRQELNASRPQCPVGLSTLAFPSLPRSHSLEERQPWVYLTCGHVHGRHDWGQRSEAEEEPGEGEGSTARRECPLCRSVGPYVPLWLGCEPAVYVDAGAPTHGFVPCGHVCSEKTARYWAETPLPHGTHAFRPVCPFCSTALSSPGWTRLIFQGPID; encoded by the exons ATGAATTCACCGAAAAAAGACGGAGATGATGATGTGCCCGTTAAAGACCCGGTAAAATACGGCGAATTGGTCATTTTGGG GTACAATGGCTCTCTTCCAAGCGGAGACCGGGGGCGCAGAAAGAGCCGCTTCGCTCTGTACCGAAGGGCTAAGGCCAACGGTGTCAAACCCAGCGCTGTGCACATCCTCAACACACCACAGGACAGCaaa gcTGTacacagcagggggcagcacagcatctctttcactctgtcccgCAACCAGACAGTGGTGGTGGAGTACTGCCATgacaacaacacagacatgttCCAG ATTGGACGCTCCACAGAAAGTCCCATTGACTTTGTGGTGACAGACACCTCCGGaggggggaaggagggagaggaccCCTCCATCGCTCCTAGCACCATCTCACGTTTTGCATGCAGAGTGGTGTGTGAACGCAACCCGCCCTACACTGCTCGCATTTACGCCGCAGGCTTTGACTCCTCCAAAAATATCTTCCTAGGG GAAAAAGCAACCAAATGGAAAAACCCTGATGGGCACATGGATGGCCTGACCACCAACGGGGTTCTAGTGATGCACCCGGAGGGGTTCCCAGAGGACCCCAAGCAGGGGCTGTGGAGGGAGATCTCTGTTTGTGGTGATGTGTACGCCCTGCGGGAGACACGTTCTGGACCCAGCCGGGGCAAACTA GCAGAGGGTGAGAGCAGCGCACTAAGAGACGGGTCCCTGGTTGACCTGTGCGGTGCCACCTTGTTGTGGCGTACAGGCGAGGGACTCATGCGTGCTCCCACCTTGCGTCACTTGGAGGCGCTTCGCCAGGAGCTTAATGCGTCCCGGCCCCAGTGTCCTGTAGGCCTCAGCACCCTGGCCTTCCCCAGCCTGCCACGCAGCCACAG CCTTGAAGAACGTCAGCCCTGGGTCTACCTCACTTGCGGCCACGTACATGGACGCCACGACTGGGGCCAGAGAtctgaagcagaggaggaaccaGGAGAGGGCGAGGGCTCCACGGCACGCCGAGAATGTCCCCTGTGCAGGAGCGTCGGTCCCTACGTGCCCCTGTGGCTGGGCTGTGAACCTGCTGTGTATGTGGACGCCGGCGCTCCTACGCACGGTTTTGTGCCGTGCGGTCACGTCTGCTCAGAGAAGACAGCCAGGTACTGGGCCGAGACACCACTACCCCACGGGACCCACGCCTTCAGACCCGTCTGCCCCTTCTGCTCCACTGCCCTCAGCTCCCCCGGCTGGACGCGGCTCATCTTCCAGGGCCCCATCGACTAG
- the prpf39 gene encoding pre-mRNA-processing factor 39 isoform X2, whose amino-acid sequence MEDTGLHLSDDTITGMLDTESPAMESNGDAFLPDLPVLGQGADWSLDQVAPEQLTNILPEDSDASQDAAGQQQQPNQQTNSTELGSVEKAVEQFQLASAQLLQEEQPPQPTEEPSEHSADSVDAQQQSQGMSEEPEATVQDGSQDGTEAPQGEEDGMELEEPSKETTEELTVSTEPQLPSEFEKLLKGCEENPEDFNGWVYLLQYVEQENVLTAVRKSFDVFFLRYPYCYGYWKKYADIEKKHGHVQVAEEVYRRGLQAIPLSVDLWLHYLTFIKENSDPNDPDTEGHIRAAYEHSVLAAGTDFRSDRLWESFINWETEQQKLANVTAIYDRILGIPTQLYSQHFQRFKDHVQSNNPKHFLSEEEFVQLRLELSKASLAMVGSDGDTPAVQEELPPGTEDLADPAKRVTEIENMRHKVIEVRQEVFNHNEHEVSKRWAFEEGIKRPYFHVKALEKTQLNNWKEYLDFEIENGTPERVVVLFERCLIACALYEEFWIKYAKYLESCSIDGARHVYKKACTIHLPKKPAIHLLWAAFEEQQGNVEEARGILKSLEAAVPGLAMVRLRRVSLERRHGNLEEAEALLREAMDSAKNATETSFYAVKLARQLMKVQRSLSKARKVLLDAIEKDQTSPKLYLNLLELEYSGDVTQNEAEILACFDRALKSPMPLESRLLFSQRKVEFLEDFGSDINMLVAAYEEQQKLQKESEPTKRKAENGYDSSQEPDAKRQRVDDSSSSVANTMTDMQANNSAYNYNWYQQQYGGWGQNSWGQYNQYGQYNQYYPPPPT is encoded by the exons ATGGAAGATACTG GCCTGCACCTCTCAGACGACACGATTACTGGAATGCTGGACACTGAGTCCCCTGCCATGGAGAGCAATGGGGATGCTTTTCTTCCTGACCTTCCTGTCCTAGGCCAAGGTGCTGACTGGTCCCTGGACCAGGTTGCTCCAGAGCAACTCACCAACATCTTGCCTGAGGACTCGGATGCTTCCCAGGATGCTGCGGGGCAACAGCAGCAACCAAACCAGCAGACGAATTCCACAGAACTGGGATCTGTGGAGAAGGCCGTGGAGCAGTTTCAGCTTGCCAGTGCTCAGCTCTTGCAAGAGGAGCAGCCACCACAGCCCACCGAAGAGCCATCAGAACACAGCGCAGACTCTGTGGACGCTCAGCAACAAAGCCAAGGGATGAGTGAAGAGCCAGAGGCTACTGTACAGGATGGCAGCCAAG ATGGGACGGAGGCACCACAAGGGGAAGAGGATGGCATGGAGCTGGAAGAACCATCCAAAGAGACAACAGAAGAATTGACTGTCTCTACAGAGCCACAGCTGCCCAGTGAGTTTGAAAAACTCCTTAAAGGCTGTGAGGAGAACCCAGAAGACTTCAATGGTTGGGTATACCTCCTGCAGTATGTGGAGCAAGAG AATGTCCTTACAGCTGTGAGAAAATCATTTGATGTCTTCTTCCTACGTTATCCCTACTGCTATGGCTACTGGAAGAAGTATGCTGATATAGAGAAAAAGCATGGCCATGTACAGGTTGCAGAAGAG GTATACAGAAGAGGCTTGCAGGCCATCCCTCTCAGTGTGGACCTGTGGTTGCACTACCTGACGTTCATCAAAGAGAACTCAGACCCTAATGACCCAGACACCGAGGGACACATTCGAGC TGCCTATGAGCATTCAGTGCTCGCAGCAGGCACAGACTTTCGCTCAGACCGTCTCTGGGAGTCCTTCATCAACTGGGAGACGGAGCAGCAGAAGCTGGCTAACGTCACTGCCATCTATGATCGCATATTGGGCATCCCAACCCAGCTATATTCCCAGCACTTCCAGAG gTTCAAAGATCATGTGCAGAGCAACAACCCGAAACATTTCTTGTCAGAGGAGGAGTTTGTTCAGCTGAGGCTCGAGCTCTCTAAAGCCAGCCTTGCGATGGTTGGCAGCGACGGAGACACACCTGCTGTTCAGGAGGAGCTGCCACCTGGTACAGAGGATCTTGCGGATCCTGCTAAG aGAGTGACAGAGATCGAGAACATGCGCCACAAAGTGATTGAGGTTCGGCAGGAAGTGTTCAACCACAACGAACACGAAGTCAGCAAGCGCTGGGCCTTTGAGGAAGGG ATTAAGAGACCATACTTCCACGTCAAAGCCTTAGAGAAGACCCAGCTGAACAACTGGAAGGAGTACCTGGACTTTGAGATTGAAAATGGGACTCCGGAGCGCGTGGTTGTTCTTTTTGAACGATGCCTCATCGCTTGTGCTCTCTACGAAGAGTTCTGGATCAAG TATGCAAAATATCTAGAGAGCTGCAGCATTGACGGTGCGAGACATGTCTACAAGAAGGCCTGCACCATCCATCTGCCCAAGAAACCAGCCATCCACCTGCTGTGGGCAGCCTTTGAGGAACAGCAAG GCAACGTAGAGGAGGCTCGTGGCATCCTGAAGTCCCTGGAGGCGGCAGTCCCAGGCCTGGCCATGGTGCGCCTTCGGAGGGTCAGTCTGGAGCGTCGCCATGGAAACTTGGAGGAAGCAGAAGCGCTATTAAGGGAGGCCATGGACTCTGCAAAGAATGCTACTGAGACATCGTTCTATGCTGTGAAACTGGCGAGGCAGCTGATGAAAGTGCAGAGAAGTCTGAGCAAAGCCAGGAAGGTGCTGCTGGATGCTATTGAAAAAGACCAG ACGAGTCCAAAACTCTATCTAAACCTGCTTGAGCTGGAGTACAGCGGGGACGTGACTCAAAACGAGGCAGAGATCTTGGCGTGTTTCGACCGAGCCCTGAAGAGCCCGATGCCCCTTGAATCCCGCCTCCTCTTCTCCCAGCGCAAGGTTGAGTTCCTGGAGGATTTTGGCAGTGACATCAATAT GCTTGTGGCTGCATATGAAGAACAGCAGAAACTACAGAAAGAAAGCGAACCCACAAAGAGGAAAGCTGAGAACGGGTATGACAG TTCTCAGGAACCTGACGCCAAGAGACAGCGTGTGGATGATAGTTCCTCGAGTGTAGCAAACACAATGACAGACATGCAAGCAAACAACTCTGCGTATAACTACAACTGGTACCAG CAACAGTATGGCGGCTGGGGACAAAACTCCTGGGGGCAGTACAACCAGTATGGCCAGTATAACCAGTACTACCCCCCTCCTCCTACATGA
- the prpf39 gene encoding pre-mRNA-processing factor 39 isoform X1, whose product MEDTGLHLSDDTITGMLDTESPAMESNGDAFLPDLPVLGQGADWSLDQVAPEQLTNILPEDSDASQDAAGQQQQPNQQTNSTELGSVEKAVEQFQLASAQLLQEEQPPQPTEEPSEHSADSVDAQQQSQGMSEEPEATVQDGSQDGTEAPQGEEDGMELEEPSKETTEELTVSTEPQLPSEFEKLLKGCEENPEDFNGWVYLLQYVEQENVLTAVRKSFDVFFLRYPYCYGYWKKYADIEKKHGHVQVAEEVYRRGLQAIPLSVDLWLHYLTFIKENSDPNDPDTEGHIRAAYEHSVLAAGTDFRSDRLWESFINWETEQQKLANVTAIYDRILGIPTQLYSQHFQRFKDHVQSNNPKHFLSEEEFVQLRLELSKASLAMVGSDGDTPAVQEELPPGTEDLADPAKRVTEIENMRHKVIEVRQEVFNHNEHEVSKRWAFEEGIKRPYFHVKALEKTQLNNWKEYLDFEIENGTPERVVVLFERCLIACALYEEFWIKVMSPLASLSLPLPPCTSPINDDNHFDTVNRPALSLRVTLICDCICCIRGWPACHTRFDCSICQLLRCIFFVSHYLTETYLIGSMKYAKYLESCSIDGARHVYKKACTIHLPKKPAIHLLWAAFEEQQGNVEEARGILKSLEAAVPGLAMVRLRRVSLERRHGNLEEAEALLREAMDSAKNATETSFYAVKLARQLMKVQRSLSKARKVLLDAIEKDQTSPKLYLNLLELEYSGDVTQNEAEILACFDRALKSPMPLESRLLFSQRKVEFLEDFGSDINMLVAAYEEQQKLQKESEPTKRKAENGYDSSQEPDAKRQRVDDSSSSVANTMTDMQANNSAYNYNWYQQQYGGWGQNSWGQYNQYGQYNQYYPPPPT is encoded by the exons ATGGAAGATACTG GCCTGCACCTCTCAGACGACACGATTACTGGAATGCTGGACACTGAGTCCCCTGCCATGGAGAGCAATGGGGATGCTTTTCTTCCTGACCTTCCTGTCCTAGGCCAAGGTGCTGACTGGTCCCTGGACCAGGTTGCTCCAGAGCAACTCACCAACATCTTGCCTGAGGACTCGGATGCTTCCCAGGATGCTGCGGGGCAACAGCAGCAACCAAACCAGCAGACGAATTCCACAGAACTGGGATCTGTGGAGAAGGCCGTGGAGCAGTTTCAGCTTGCCAGTGCTCAGCTCTTGCAAGAGGAGCAGCCACCACAGCCCACCGAAGAGCCATCAGAACACAGCGCAGACTCTGTGGACGCTCAGCAACAAAGCCAAGGGATGAGTGAAGAGCCAGAGGCTACTGTACAGGATGGCAGCCAAG ATGGGACGGAGGCACCACAAGGGGAAGAGGATGGCATGGAGCTGGAAGAACCATCCAAAGAGACAACAGAAGAATTGACTGTCTCTACAGAGCCACAGCTGCCCAGTGAGTTTGAAAAACTCCTTAAAGGCTGTGAGGAGAACCCAGAAGACTTCAATGGTTGGGTATACCTCCTGCAGTATGTGGAGCAAGAG AATGTCCTTACAGCTGTGAGAAAATCATTTGATGTCTTCTTCCTACGTTATCCCTACTGCTATGGCTACTGGAAGAAGTATGCTGATATAGAGAAAAAGCATGGCCATGTACAGGTTGCAGAAGAG GTATACAGAAGAGGCTTGCAGGCCATCCCTCTCAGTGTGGACCTGTGGTTGCACTACCTGACGTTCATCAAAGAGAACTCAGACCCTAATGACCCAGACACCGAGGGACACATTCGAGC TGCCTATGAGCATTCAGTGCTCGCAGCAGGCACAGACTTTCGCTCAGACCGTCTCTGGGAGTCCTTCATCAACTGGGAGACGGAGCAGCAGAAGCTGGCTAACGTCACTGCCATCTATGATCGCATATTGGGCATCCCAACCCAGCTATATTCCCAGCACTTCCAGAG gTTCAAAGATCATGTGCAGAGCAACAACCCGAAACATTTCTTGTCAGAGGAGGAGTTTGTTCAGCTGAGGCTCGAGCTCTCTAAAGCCAGCCTTGCGATGGTTGGCAGCGACGGAGACACACCTGCTGTTCAGGAGGAGCTGCCACCTGGTACAGAGGATCTTGCGGATCCTGCTAAG aGAGTGACAGAGATCGAGAACATGCGCCACAAAGTGATTGAGGTTCGGCAGGAAGTGTTCAACCACAACGAACACGAAGTCAGCAAGCGCTGGGCCTTTGAGGAAGGG ATTAAGAGACCATACTTCCACGTCAAAGCCTTAGAGAAGACCCAGCTGAACAACTGGAAGGAGTACCTGGACTTTGAGATTGAAAATGGGACTCCGGAGCGCGTGGTTGTTCTTTTTGAACGATGCCTCATCGCTTGTGCTCTCTACGAAGAGTTCTGGATCAAGGTAATGTCACCGTtagcctctctctcactcccgcTACCTCCCTGCACTTCCCCCATCAACGATGATAATCACTTCGACACAGTAAATCGTCCTGCACTCTCTTTGCGTGTAACGTTGATATGTGACTGTATCTGTTGTATTAGGGGATGGCCAGCTTGCCACACAAGATTTGACTGCAGCATTTGCCAACTACTACGTTGCATCTTCTTCGTCTCCCACTACCTTACAGAAACTTATCTAATTGGTTCCATGAAG TATGCAAAATATCTAGAGAGCTGCAGCATTGACGGTGCGAGACATGTCTACAAGAAGGCCTGCACCATCCATCTGCCCAAGAAACCAGCCATCCACCTGCTGTGGGCAGCCTTTGAGGAACAGCAAG GCAACGTAGAGGAGGCTCGTGGCATCCTGAAGTCCCTGGAGGCGGCAGTCCCAGGCCTGGCCATGGTGCGCCTTCGGAGGGTCAGTCTGGAGCGTCGCCATGGAAACTTGGAGGAAGCAGAAGCGCTATTAAGGGAGGCCATGGACTCTGCAAAGAATGCTACTGAGACATCGTTCTATGCTGTGAAACTGGCGAGGCAGCTGATGAAAGTGCAGAGAAGTCTGAGCAAAGCCAGGAAGGTGCTGCTGGATGCTATTGAAAAAGACCAG ACGAGTCCAAAACTCTATCTAAACCTGCTTGAGCTGGAGTACAGCGGGGACGTGACTCAAAACGAGGCAGAGATCTTGGCGTGTTTCGACCGAGCCCTGAAGAGCCCGATGCCCCTTGAATCCCGCCTCCTCTTCTCCCAGCGCAAGGTTGAGTTCCTGGAGGATTTTGGCAGTGACATCAATAT GCTTGTGGCTGCATATGAAGAACAGCAGAAACTACAGAAAGAAAGCGAACCCACAAAGAGGAAAGCTGAGAACGGGTATGACAG TTCTCAGGAACCTGACGCCAAGAGACAGCGTGTGGATGATAGTTCCTCGAGTGTAGCAAACACAATGACAGACATGCAAGCAAACAACTCTGCGTATAACTACAACTGGTACCAG CAACAGTATGGCGGCTGGGGACAAAACTCCTGGGGGCAGTACAACCAGTATGGCCAGTATAACCAGTACTACCCCCCTCCTCCTACATGA